The Mycolicibacterium parafortuitum nucleotide sequence TCGCACGCACCGGCGACGTGCTGCTTCCCGCGGTGGCGTACGGTTGCTCGCTCGGGCACACCGCGCGGTGGCCGGGCACGGTGTCGCTGTCGGTCGAGACGTTGACCGCGATCGTCACCGACATCGGGCGCTGGGTCCTCACCTCCGGCTTCCGCAAGCTTGTGGTGATCAACTCCCACGCCACCAACGGCCCCTCGGCGCAGAGCGCGCTGCTCACACTGCGGCACGAACATCCCGCGCTACGAACCTGTTTCGCATCGCTGTACGACATCAGCGCCGAGGCGCACGCGGGCTACTTCAGCGACGCCACCGATCCGCACGCGAACGTCGCCGAGACCTCGATGGTGCTGCATCTCGACCCGGGACTGGTCATGCTCGACCGCGCGGTCGACGAAGAGGACCGCACCGCTGGGCGTGTGCTGACCTATCCGATGCCCGACGTGACTCACAGCGGCGTCGTCGGCCGACCCACGTCGGCGTCCGCGCAGACCGGCACGGCCCTGTTCACCGCGGTCGTCGACGGAGTCACCCGCCTGCTGGAACGGGTCCGCGCCGAGACCGAACCGTTTCCCGATCGCACGGCGGAGTCGCCGTGGAACAACCAGCACATCCCCACGAAAGGACCGTTATGAACATCCCCTTCCGCAGTCTGCTCACCTGCGCCGCATCTGCTGCGGTGTTCCTCGCCGCGGTCGCTCCCGGCGGCCCGGCGCACGCGCAACCCGGGGAGGTGAAGAACGTCGTGCTGGTCCACGGCGCCTTCGCCGACGGGTCCGGCTGGCGGGGCGTTTACGACGATC carries:
- a CDS encoding creatininase family protein; translated protein: MNRDDVAAAARSGAVAVLPLGAIEQHGAHLPTGTDALLAVAATAAAVARTGDVLLPAVAYGCSLGHTARWPGTVSLSVETLTAIVTDIGRWVLTSGFRKLVVINSHATNGPSAQSALLTLRHEHPALRTCFASLYDISAEAHAGYFSDATDPHANVAETSMVLHLDPGLVMLDRAVDEEDRTAGRVLTYPMPDVTHSGVVGRPTSASAQTGTALFTAVVDGVTRLLERVRAETEPFPDRTAESPWNNQHIPTKGPL